From the Butyrivibrio fibrisolvens genome, one window contains:
- a CDS encoding glycosyltransferase family 2 protein → MDKVISYIIPCYRSENTLGNVISEIEESMNKISGYDYEIICINDGSPDNTWQTIKKLSTVHKKLIGINFAKNFGQHAALMAGLRRSKGDIVICLDDDGQTPANEAYKLIDAIEAGADAVYARYEHKKHSIFRNFGSAMNEWMAHVMIGKPKELYVSSYFAARRFVVDEMCRYKGSYPYVIGLVLRTTRNIVNVDVNHRAREIGSSGYTFSKLIKLWMNGFTAFSIVPLRVATLSGSIFACVGFLYGIFTIIKKLVLGDQLDILPLGFSALMSVMVFMGGMLMLMVGLAGEYIGRSYISLNDDPQYVVRDVIGEETKGEKDN, encoded by the coding sequence ATGGATAAAGTGATTAGTTATATAATTCCATGTTATAGATCAGAAAATACACTGGGGAATGTTATATCTGAGATTGAAGAATCTATGAATAAGATCTCCGGATATGATTATGAGATCATATGCATTAATGATGGATCTCCTGATAATACATGGCAGACAATTAAGAAACTTAGTACTGTACATAAAAAGCTTATAGGTATTAACTTTGCTAAAAACTTCGGACAGCATGCGGCTCTTATGGCAGGACTTCGCAGATCTAAAGGTGACATAGTGATATGCCTTGATGATGATGGACAGACTCCGGCCAATGAAGCATACAAACTTATTGATGCCATAGAGGCTGGAGCTGATGCAGTATATGCACGATATGAACACAAGAAGCATTCCATATTCAGAAACTTTGGCAGCGCTATGAATGAGTGGATGGCTCATGTGATGATAGGTAAGCCTAAGGAACTGTATGTATCAAGCTATTTTGCAGCAAGAAGATTTGTTGTAGATGAGATGTGCAGATATAAGGGATCATATCCTTATGTTATCGGACTGGTTCTTCGTACTACCAGGAATATAGTCAATGTTGATGTCAATCATAGAGCAAGAGAAATTGGAAGTAGCGGATATACATTTAGTAAACTTATAAAGCTTTGGATGAATGGTTTTACTGCATTTTCTATAGTTCCTCTTAGAGTGGCGACACTTTCCGGAAGTATATTCGCTTGTGTGGGCTTTTTATATGGCATTTTTACTATTATTAAGAAGTTAGTTCTTGGAGATCAACTTGATATACTCCCTCTTGGTTTTAGTGCTCTTATGTCTGTAATGGTATTTATGGGCGGTATGCTAATGCTCATGGTCGGACTTGCAGGTGAGTATATAGGCAGATCTTATATATCTCTTAATGACGATCCTCAGTATGTTGTTAGAGATGTAATAGGCGAAGAAACTAAGGGTGAAAAGGATAATTAA
- a CDS encoding DUF6020 family protein, whose amino-acid sequence MIRNKIYGYIFGILFSAAMVTGYQLETYDHLTLSSISGILVFIGLSLIVGTLAPFGWKYLDRIYDKRRGITSKQKIDNGSITDILSDNMPDKESQRAGSKSKISAFFSYFDMASDKKYWLTIWGILIVLQIPVMLAEFPGFFCYDAQDELNQVLTRTFSTHHPLVHVLILGGNIALGHKLTGSWNIGICFHLTMQMLFMTGVFAYALTFLRKNIAIKSVDKASGNINYRGKKVYRTIAVLFFGLFPTIVMYTLCSTKDGLFSTFLLLLVIELMKLLSDTENFFKLKRHIFLLILSAMMMSLLRHNGFYAYIVFIPFGVFALRKYYKKVLILFIIPVILSVVIENGLTAALNADSSEHQEMITVSIMQLARTWRYTPEDFSEEDKEVLLSFLSERALGTYEIRAADYMKSFFDNAEYDENSGAYWKLWAKMMVSHPMTYINAWFLTCYPYWYPFAVINPYRGHQMPHFTYEDSSYFEYEVEPPGERHTIAFGFIDKLYYKMSLTPFQQKTPIVSLLFSMGFYFWVWMYFAFYTITKRKLMVCLPLMPVFLTWLTLMLGPVALIRYMLILWYITPLLPVFFGHIYSSIAESKC is encoded by the coding sequence ATGATTAGAAACAAAATCTATGGATATATTTTTGGTATATTATTTAGCGCTGCAATGGTCACAGGTTATCAGCTTGAAACTTATGATCATCTGACTCTTTCTTCTATATCTGGAATCCTTGTTTTTATAGGATTGTCTCTTATAGTAGGTACACTGGCTCCTTTTGGCTGGAAGTATCTGGATCGTATCTATGATAAGAGAAGAGGCATAACAAGCAAACAGAAAATAGATAATGGCAGTATAACAGATATCTTGTCAGATAATATGCCAGACAAAGAGTCTCAAAGAGCAGGATCTAAGTCAAAGATTTCTGCTTTCTTTTCATATTTTGATATGGCATCTGACAAGAAATACTGGCTTACAATATGGGGGATTCTTATAGTACTCCAGATTCCTGTTATGCTCGCGGAGTTCCCGGGATTTTTTTGTTATGATGCTCAGGATGAGCTCAATCAGGTTCTTACAAGGACTTTTTCTACCCATCATCCTTTGGTACATGTCCTTATTCTTGGCGGCAATATAGCTCTTGGACATAAATTAACAGGATCGTGGAACATTGGCATATGCTTTCATCTGACTATGCAGATGCTCTTCATGACAGGTGTATTTGCATATGCACTTACTTTTCTTAGGAAGAACATTGCCATTAAAAGTGTGGATAAGGCTTCAGGCAATATCAATTATAGAGGTAAGAAGGTATATAGAACTATTGCAGTTCTTTTCTTTGGGCTTTTTCCTACGATTGTTATGTATACGCTGTGCTCTACCAAGGATGGACTTTTTTCTACATTCCTTCTTTTACTGGTAATAGAGCTTATGAAGCTCCTTAGTGATACTGAGAATTTCTTTAAGTTAAAAAGGCATATATTTCTTTTGATATTATCAGCTATGATGATGAGTCTTCTTCGTCATAATGGTTTTTATGCATATATAGTTTTTATTCCTTTTGGAGTATTTGCTTTAAGGAAGTATTACAAGAAAGTTCTGATACTTTTTATCATCCCAGTGATATTATCGGTTGTTATAGAAAACGGGCTTACTGCAGCTCTTAATGCTGATTCAAGTGAGCATCAGGAGATGATCACAGTTTCGATCATGCAGCTTGCAAGGACATGGCGCTATACGCCTGAAGATTTCTCAGAAGAGGACAAAGAGGTACTCTTATCATTTCTAAGTGAGAGAGCACTTGGAACTTATGAAATCCGTGCTGCGGATTATATGAAGTCTTTTTTTGACAATGCAGAGTATGATGAGAATTCAGGCGCATACTGGAAACTGTGGGCCAAGATGATGGTAAGCCACCCTATGACCTATATTAATGCATGGTTTCTTACCTGCTACCCTTACTGGTATCCATTTGCAGTGATCAATCCATACAGGGGACATCAGATGCCTCATTTTACATATGAAGACAGTAGCTACTTCGAATATGAGGTTGAGCCGCCGGGAGAGAGGCATACAATTGCCTTTGGTTTTATTGACAAGCTTTATTACAAAATGTCACTTACACCATTCCAGCAGAAGACTCCTATAGTATCACTTCTTTTTTCTATGGGCTTTTATTTCTGGGTTTGGATGTATTTTGCCTTCTATACGATTACTAAGAGAAAGCTAATGGTATGTCTTCCGCTTATGCCGGTATTCCTTACATGGCTTACTCTTATGCTGGGACCTGTGGCACTAATAAGATATATGCTCATATTGTGGTATATAACCCCGCTACTTCCGGTATTTTTCGGACATATATATTCATCTATTGCTGAAAGTAAATGCTAA
- a CDS encoding O-antigen ligase family protein yields MNREVKKFHAFAFVIALVTFAVIISIFPLRIWNDVRTEVGGGFENGYTQGVDSTHDAIQDFIAQYDRIDSISVYVNELTKGRYMHISFWDVDKWRVMYEETIDLGEEQLPGYVDIPLGLDLEVGGNYRVMFTVWHATYVLGTESIEGSTNPAIGSFYYQDSVVEGSHLLARYNYSVPMSKVMSLTLMVMVFMIGCALVCVTRTLCRDAANKYITVGRVCQYVLNPVAVIAYISLATMVFPLRLFDNRASDIFFYELGLLLAFITALYAINHKRNDSISVALGKYSTKGVAGSKTNGRSLFGEMSLFDKIMSFGQMILIALTFVYASQYMNDLYDIYHSISERQLVLCLLLITVLFQSRKELISIQNIVLSVAGVAAGFYYYHKNQLPVTEKEYDLHNLILKLSIAIVIVSVILIADYVRYLLKVVTKKASRSSASITLYGVFVIVFFVCLIVLRNTRWWGVVLALVFAVMYIRMNIADRSAHWNTIATGGLILNIIYTIGYCLLFRYFTGFVMGRYSMQFHTVTVTAEYLTIMQVMAAALLLAKVSSGSKISRFKDFVSYVFKEMLLFGVISAYMIFTLSRTGYLAAIVTIMVLIVMVTIRAGKDAVKTLVRGIAACIVAVIIAFPMTFTFQRIIPVMVGHPYFFEVEDAAPSARGGSDLNDYKYMSIERFYSLFRQKILGVSATEYNFVDDPYNYDDNGNYLYDEDGNLLNGAEVGCQEGAADYCRDILEDADRSDRLVASGIDGLYIAEAADTEVLEDSDNEGSDTYYDESSTEGEEEVASEGEEEQTSEDGSVDDYSNGRIDIWKAYIKELNLTGHDEMGAVAEDGELLAHAHNVYIQVAYDHGIPVGILFVFVIVAGIAFSGVYYFRNQRSFASAVPFAVITGFAIAGLTEWNFQLCNPMTVALMLLLPVIMFKERKTD; encoded by the coding sequence ATGAATAGAGAAGTCAAGAAATTTCATGCATTTGCATTTGTTATTGCGCTGGTTACTTTCGCAGTTATTATATCCATTTTCCCATTAAGGATATGGAATGATGTCCGTACAGAAGTAGGCGGTGGCTTTGAAAATGGCTATACACAGGGAGTTGACTCTACTCATGATGCTATTCAGGATTTTATAGCTCAGTATGACAGGATTGATTCTATATCAGTTTATGTAAACGAACTTACCAAAGGTCGCTACATGCACATTTCATTTTGGGATGTTGACAAATGGAGAGTCATGTATGAAGAGACAATAGATCTTGGAGAAGAGCAGCTTCCGGGATATGTTGATATTCCTCTTGGACTGGATCTGGAAGTTGGCGGCAATTATAGGGTTATGTTCACAGTATGGCATGCTACATATGTGCTGGGTACTGAGAGTATTGAAGGAAGCACCAATCCTGCTATAGGTTCATTCTATTATCAGGACTCTGTAGTAGAGGGAAGTCATCTTCTTGCCAGATATAATTACAGTGTTCCGATGTCCAAGGTCATGAGCCTTACACTTATGGTCATGGTATTTATGATAGGATGTGCTCTTGTATGTGTTACCAGAACTCTGTGCAGGGATGCTGCCAATAAGTATATAACTGTGGGTAGGGTATGTCAGTATGTACTTAACCCGGTTGCTGTCATAGCTTATATATCTCTTGCGACTATGGTATTTCCGCTTAGACTTTTTGATAACAGAGCAAGTGATATCTTTTTCTATGAACTTGGACTTTTATTGGCATTTATAACAGCACTTTATGCTATTAATCACAAAAGAAATGACAGTATATCAGTAGCTTTGGGAAAATACTCTACAAAAGGTGTTGCCGGATCAAAGACTAATGGAAGAAGCCTTTTTGGGGAGATGTCATTATTTGACAAGATCATGTCTTTTGGACAGATGATTCTGATTGCTCTGACTTTTGTATATGCGTCTCAGTATATGAATGACCTCTATGATATATATCACAGCATATCAGAACGTCAGCTGGTTTTATGTCTGTTATTGATCACGGTATTGTTTCAGTCAAGAAAAGAGCTTATAAGTATCCAGAATATAGTTCTATCTGTAGCCGGAGTAGCTGCCGGATTTTATTATTATCATAAAAATCAGCTCCCTGTTACTGAGAAAGAGTATGATCTTCATAACCTGATTCTTAAGCTTAGTATAGCTATAGTGATCGTAAGTGTTATCTTAATAGCGGATTATGTCAGATACTTGCTTAAAGTTGTTACTAAGAAGGCTTCTAGATCATCTGCTTCAATCACGCTGTATGGAGTGTTTGTAATAGTATTTTTTGTATGTCTTATAGTCCTTAGAAATACAAGATGGTGGGGAGTAGTTCTGGCACTTGTATTTGCTGTGATGTATATCCGCATGAATATCGCTGACAGGAGTGCTCATTGGAATACAATAGCAACAGGTGGACTTATCCTGAATATAATCTATACTATAGGTTATTGCCTGCTGTTTAGATATTTCACAGGTTTTGTTATGGGAAGATATTCTATGCAGTTCCACACTGTTACTGTAACAGCAGAGTATCTGACTATAATGCAGGTTATGGCAGCTGCGCTTCTTCTGGCCAAGGTGTCTTCGGGATCTAAGATCAGTAGATTTAAAGATTTTGTTTCATATGTATTCAAAGAGATGCTTTTATTCGGAGTGATATCTGCATATATGATATTTACCCTTTCAAGAACGGGGTATCTTGCAGCTATCGTTACGATAATGGTCCTTATTGTTATGGTTACTATAAGAGCAGGCAAGGATGCTGTTAAGACGCTGGTAAGAGGAATTGCTGCATGTATAGTAGCTGTAATCATAGCTTTTCCTATGACATTTACTTTTCAGAGGATCATCCCTGTTATGGTAGGTCATCCTTATTTCTTCGAGGTGGAAGATGCGGCTCCCAGTGCAAGGGGAGGTAGTGACCTTAATGATTATAAGTATATGTCCATAGAACGTTTCTATTCTTTGTTCAGACAGAAGATCCTTGGAGTTAGTGCTACAGAGTATAACTTCGTAGATGATCCTTATAACTATGATGATAATGGTAATTATCTGTATGATGAGGATGGCAATCTTTTAAATGGTGCTGAAGTTGGATGTCAGGAAGGTGCGGCAGACTATTGCCGGGATATATTAGAAGATGCAGACAGATCTGACAGACTTGTTGCATCTGGTATTGATGGATTGTATATTGCAGAAGCCGCTGATACAGAAGTATTGGAAGATTCTGATAATGAAGGAAGCGATACATATTATGATGAGTCATCTACAGAAGGTGAAGAGGAAGTGGCATCAGAAGGAGAGGAAGAGCAGACTTCTGAAGATGGATCAGTAGATGATTACAGTAATGGCCGAATCGATATCTGGAAGGCTTATATTAAAGAACTGAATCTTACAGGCCATGATGAGATGGGCGCTGTTGCAGAAGATGGTGAGCTTTTGGCTCATGCCCATAACGTTTATATACAGGTTGCGTATGATCACGGAATACCTGTAGGCATCCTGTTTGTATTTGTAATAGTGGCAGGTATAGCCTTTAGTGGTGTATACTATTTCAGAAACCAAAGGTCATTTGCTTCGGCAGTGCCTTTTGCTGTGATCACAGGATTTGCAATTGCAGGACTTACAGAATGGAACTTCCAGCTCTGTAATCCTATGACTGTAGCTCTTATGCTGCTACTTCCTGTTATAATGTTTAAGGAAAGAAAAACTGATTGA
- a CDS encoding polysaccharide biosynthesis protein produces MGDNKKQTGFNAAKFYRRLVLIIYDIISIIVASYLAVLVRYDFHITNVPDHFMTPINEFLAINVIITIIIFAVFRLYDSLWAFAGETELQNLVVACVCSGVVDAIGLQFFKIEKQPVPQSYYFLYTILLITFIFVSRFSYRFIRTQKHKREKSHDAASVMVIGAGEAANVIIKEIVNSLYLTMQVKCIIDDDPNKWGRYIQGVRVVGGRDKIKECADLFEIDQIILAIPSAPRKEISKILDICKETNCELKTLPGVYQLVNGDVNVSRLHNVEIEDLLGRDPVTVDIDSILGYVKGKVVCVTGGGGSIGSELCRQIAGHDPKQLIIIDIYENNAYDIQQELKKKYPQLDLQVLIASVRNTNRVNWIFEHYRPQIVYHAAAHKHVPLMEDSPNEAIKNNVFGTFKTAMAAAQNGCEKFVMISTDKAVNPTNIMGASKRICEMIIQTFNRHYDTEFVAVRFGNVLGSNGSVIPLFKKQIAAGGPVTVTDPNIIRYFMTIPEAVSLVLQAGAYAKGGEIFVLDMGEPVRILDLAENLIKLSGFKVGEDIKIEFTGLRPGEKLYEEMLMDEEGLQDTANKMIHIGKPIDVDESRFFEDLEKLNHASKAESANIRNIVQEIVTTYHPNINDAEQHSAEHVRELQRVAAKINATD; encoded by the coding sequence ATGGGTGATAATAAGAAACAGACCGGATTTAATGCTGCTAAATTTTATAGACGACTGGTCCTTATAATATACGATATCATAAGTATCATAGTTGCCAGTTATCTGGCAGTTCTAGTCAGGTACGATTTCCATATAACGAACGTACCTGATCATTTCATGACGCCTATTAATGAGTTTCTTGCCATCAATGTTATCATCACTATAATCATTTTTGCTGTATTCAGGCTGTATGACAGCTTATGGGCCTTTGCAGGTGAGACTGAGCTTCAGAACCTTGTGGTAGCCTGTGTTTGCTCAGGCGTTGTTGACGCTATAGGACTACAGTTCTTCAAAATTGAGAAACAGCCTGTTCCGCAGAGTTATTACTTTTTGTATACCATCCTTCTGATTACATTTATCTTTGTAAGTAGGTTCTCGTACAGATTCATCAGAACCCAGAAACATAAGCGCGAGAAGAGCCATGATGCAGCCTCTGTTATGGTTATAGGCGCAGGAGAAGCTGCTAATGTTATCATCAAAGAGATTGTAAACAGCTTATATCTTACAATGCAGGTTAAGTGCATCATAGATGATGATCCCAATAAATGGGGCAGATACATTCAGGGAGTCCGCGTTGTTGGCGGAAGAGATAAGATCAAGGAATGTGCAGACCTTTTTGAGATAGATCAGATCATACTTGCAATTCCTTCAGCTCCCAGGAAAGAGATCAGTAAGATTCTTGATATATGTAAAGAGACTAACTGCGAACTCAAAACCCTTCCCGGTGTATACCAGCTTGTTAATGGTGATGTTAATGTATCAAGACTTCACAATGTTGAGATCGAAGACCTCCTTGGAAGAGATCCTGTTACAGTTGACATAGACTCTATCCTTGGATACGTGAAGGGCAAGGTAGTATGCGTAACCGGCGGCGGTGGATCTATAGGAAGTGAGCTTTGCAGGCAGATCGCAGGGCATGACCCCAAACAGCTTATCATAATTGATATATATGAGAACAACGCTTATGACATCCAGCAGGAACTTAAGAAAAAATACCCGCAGCTTGATCTTCAGGTACTTATAGCATCTGTTCGTAATACCAACAGAGTCAACTGGATATTCGAACATTACAGACCTCAGATCGTATACCATGCGGCAGCTCACAAGCATGTGCCGCTTATGGAGGATAGCCCTAACGAAGCTATCAAGAACAATGTATTTGGTACTTTCAAGACTGCTATGGCAGCAGCCCAGAATGGCTGTGAGAAGTTCGTAATGATATCCACAGATAAGGCTGTTAATCCTACTAACATAATGGGTGCAAGTAAGCGTATCTGCGAGATGATCATACAGACCTTCAACAGGCATTATGATACAGAATTTGTTGCAGTAAGATTTGGTAATGTACTTGGATCTAATGGTAGTGTTATACCTCTTTTTAAGAAGCAGATAGCAGCAGGAGGACCTGTAACAGTTACTGACCCTAACATCATCAGATACTTTATGACAATACCTGAAGCTGTATCACTTGTCCTTCAGGCAGGAGCTTATGCCAAGGGCGGTGAGATATTCGTCCTTGATATGGGAGAACCTGTAAGGATACTGGATCTTGCGGAGAACCTTATAAAGCTCTCCGGATTTAAGGTAGGAGAAGATATCAAGATCGAGTTCACTGGCCTTCGCCCGGGCGAGAAGCTCTACGAAGAGATGCTTATGGATGAAGAGGGACTTCAGGATACAGCCAACAAGATGATCCATATCGGTAAGCCTATTGACGTAGATGAGAGCAGGTTCTTTGAAGATCTTGAGAAACTCAATCATGCATCCAAGGCAGAATCTGCCAATATAAGGAATATCGTACAGGAGATAGTCACAACCTATCATCCTAATATTAATGACGCCGAGCAGCACTCCGCAGAGCATGTAAGAGAGCTCCAGCGCGTAGCTGCCAAGATCAATGCGACTGATTAA
- a CDS encoding DegT/DnrJ/EryC1/StrS family aminotransferase codes for MSKNFEGIKPFEKKIWLSSPTMHGEELEYVKEAFDTNWLSTVGKNINECERMVAEYVGCKYAVALSAGTAALHLCVKLAGEKLYGMAKPNEGTLKGHKVFCSDMTFDATVNPVAYEDGEAVFIDTERDTWNMDPVALKKAFEIYPDVKLVVIAHLYGTPGKIDEIRAICKEHGALIVEDAAESLGATYKGVQTGTFGNYNAISFNGNKIITGSSGGMFLTDSKDDCDKVRKWSTQSREDAPWYQHEEVGYNYRMSNIIAGIVRGQINHLDEHIAQKKAIYERYKEGFKDLPVSVNPYDETCSTPNFWLSCMLIDKDAMCKQVRGEKEALYISEEGKSCPTEILEAIQKFNAEGRPIWKPMHMQPIYRNNPFITAKGNGRAVTNAYIDEGEALDVGNDIFERGLCLPSDNKMTPDEQDVIIEIIRRCFE; via the coding sequence ATGTCTAAGAATTTTGAAGGCATAAAACCTTTTGAAAAGAAGATCTGGCTTTCATCTCCTACAATGCATGGAGAAGAGCTTGAATATGTCAAAGAAGCTTTTGATACCAACTGGCTGTCTACAGTTGGTAAGAATATAAATGAGTGTGAGCGTATGGTAGCAGAATACGTAGGCTGTAAATACGCTGTAGCGCTCAGCGCAGGAACGGCAGCACTACACCTATGTGTGAAGCTTGCCGGAGAGAAGCTCTACGGCATGGCCAAGCCTAATGAAGGTACATTAAAAGGTCACAAGGTCTTTTGTTCAGATATGACCTTCGATGCTACAGTTAATCCTGTTGCCTATGAAGATGGCGAAGCAGTATTTATAGATACTGAGCGCGATACCTGGAATATGGACCCGGTTGCACTTAAGAAGGCATTTGAGATATATCCTGATGTTAAGCTAGTTGTTATCGCTCATTTGTATGGAACACCCGGCAAGATCGATGAGATAAGAGCTATCTGCAAAGAGCACGGAGCTCTTATAGTAGAGGATGCAGCGGAGTCCCTTGGTGCTACTTATAAGGGAGTACAGACAGGAACTTTTGGAAATTATAATGCAATCTCTTTTAACGGTAATAAGATAATCACAGGTTCATCAGGCGGTATGTTCCTTACAGATAGTAAGGACGACTGTGACAAAGTCCGCAAATGGTCAACCCAGAGCCGTGAGGATGCACCATGGTATCAGCATGAAGAAGTTGGATACAACTACCGTATGAGTAATATCATAGCAGGTATTGTAAGAGGTCAGATCAATCATCTTGATGAGCACATAGCTCAGAAGAAGGCTATATATGAACGCTATAAAGAAGGCTTTAAGGATCTTCCTGTATCGGTTAATCCTTATGATGAGACATGCTCTACCCCTAACTTCTGGCTTAGCTGCATGCTTATAGACAAGGATGCAATGTGTAAACAGGTAAGAGGCGAGAAAGAAGCTCTTTATATAAGCGAAGAAGGTAAGTCCTGCCCTACAGAGATCCTTGAAGCAATCCAGAAGTTCAACGCAGAAGGTCGTCCTATCTGGAAGCCTATGCATATGCAGCCTATTTATAGGAACAATCCTTTTATTACAGCAAAGGGCAATGGAAGAGCCGTAACCAATGCTTATATCGATGAAGGAGAAGCTCTTGATGTTGGCAATGATATCTTTGAGCGTGGCCTGTGCCTTCCTTCAGATAACAAGATGACACCTGATGAGCAGGATGTGATCATTGAGATTATAAGAAGGTGTTTTGAATAG
- a CDS encoding radical SAM protein has product MKKLNGTVIVTYRCNARCNMCNRYKAPSRPDEEISIETIKKLPPMYFTNITGGEPFIREDIREIVAELRKKSDRIVISTNGFFTDRIIALCKEFPDIGIRISIEGLEQTNNEIRGLPDGFNRGYTTLKKLREMGLKDVGFGMTVQDRNAADLVPLYQLSNELDMEFATASLHNSFYFVEAKNIIKDRPMVGQNFENLINELLNSNSPKKWFRAYFNHGLINYIYGQKRLLPCDMSFDTFFIDPYGDVMPCNGTKDKEVMGNLNTQTWDELWNSEDAEKVRAKVRHCDRNCWMIGSVSPAMHKYIWQPALWVIHHKFLRFWKKKKYSMYELKVVRDYRDGKVTKEQLDRCSTCDFNAVVNNGLSAASQEQLRDKTGEQIVAEDIARQTSKNN; this is encoded by the coding sequence ATGAAGAAATTAAACGGAACAGTAATTGTTACATATAGATGTAATGCCCGTTGCAATATGTGCAACAGGTATAAAGCACCCTCTCGTCCTGATGAAGAGATATCGATTGAGACAATCAAAAAGCTCCCACCGATGTATTTTACAAATATTACAGGAGGAGAGCCTTTTATAAGAGAGGATATCAGAGAGATTGTTGCTGAGCTTCGTAAGAAAAGTGACAGAATCGTTATCTCTACTAATGGATTTTTTACAGATCGTATCATTGCTCTTTGCAAAGAATTCCCTGATATAGGTATACGTATTTCGATTGAAGGTTTAGAGCAGACCAATAATGAAATAAGAGGCCTTCCTGATGGATTCAACAGAGGTTATACTACGCTCAAAAAGCTCCGCGAGATGGGACTTAAGGATGTTGGATTTGGTATGACAGTTCAGGATAGAAATGCTGCAGACCTTGTACCTTTGTACCAGCTTTCTAACGAGCTTGATATGGAGTTTGCTACTGCATCACTTCATAACAGTTTCTATTTCGTAGAAGCCAAGAATATCATCAAAGACAGACCTATGGTTGGACAGAATTTTGAGAATCTTATCAATGAGCTTCTTAATTCCAATAGTCCTAAGAAATGGTTCAGAGCTTATTTTAACCATGGTCTTATTAATTATATATATGGACAGAAAAGGCTCCTTCCCTGCGATATGAGTTTTGATACCTTCTTCATAGATCCTTACGGTGATGTAATGCCATGTAATGGAACCAAAGACAAGGAAGTAATGGGCAATCTTAATACTCAGACCTGGGATGAACTTTGGAATAGCGAAGACGCAGAGAAAGTGCGTGCCAAGGTAAGGCATTGTGACAGAAACTGCTGGATGATAGGATCTGTGTCACCTGCTATGCATAAATATATATGGCAGCCTGCACTTTGGGTAATCCATCATAAGTTCCTTAGATTCTGGAAAAAGAAAAAGTACAGTATGTATGAACTTAAAGTAGTAAGAGACTATAGAGATGGTAAAGTAACCAAAGAGCAGCTTGATAGATGTAGCACATGCGATTTCAATGCAGTTGTAAACAACGGATTATCAGCAGCTTCACAGGAACAGCTTAGGGATAAGACCGGAGAACAGATCGTTGCAGAAGATATTGCAAGACAGACCTCGAAGAATAATTGA